In Streptomyces sp. NBC_00341, the DNA window GCCGCTCGGCGTGCCCGGGGTGAGCGAACTCCCGCTCTTCGAGGAGGACTTCGTCCTGGTCATGGAGCGCAGCCACTGGCTCGGCGGGCGGGCCGACATCCCGCGCGAGGCGCTCAGGGAGCTGCCGCTGCTGCTGCTCGACGAGGGGCACTGCCTGCGCGACCAGGCGCTCGACATCTGCCGGGAGGCGGGCCGTACCGAGGGCGCGCCGGTCACCACGACCGCCGCCGGGCTCTCCACCCTGGTGCAGCTCGTGGCCGGCGGGCTCGGGGTGACGCTGCTGCCGCGCACCGCGGTGACGGTCGAGACCGCTCGCAACGAGGCGCTCACCACCGGGTACTTCGCGGACCCGGCGCCCGCCCGGCGGGTGGCGCTCGGGATGCGGACGGGGGCGGCCAGGCACGAGGAGTTCGAGGAGTTCGCGGCGGCGCTGCGCGGGGCGATGGCGGCGCTGCCGGTACGCGTGGCGACGGCCGGCCGGACCTGAGTCAGGGGTCCGGCCGGCCGTCGGGTCGGGCCGCTACTCGCTCCGCAGCCCCTCCGGGCGCATCATGCGCCACAGCGCCGGCAGGGAGAGCAGGGTGACCAGGAGGATGAGGGCCGCGCCCGCGCCCGCCAGCGGCAGGAACAGCACCCAGTCGGTCACCTCCTTGCCGACCATCCAGCACAGGGTGGCGCCGAGGGCGAGGCCGCCCGCCACCGCCACCGCGAGCCCGATGACCACCGGGATCGCGGTCTGCCACAGCACCGACCAGCCCAGTGTGGTCCGCCGGGTGCCGAAGGCGACCAGGACCGACAGCAGCCGCTTGCGCTCCCGCAACTGCTCCAGCTGGGAGACCAGCATGGACGCGGCGATCAGCAGCAGGGTGGCGGTCGCGCCGACCTGGAGGCCGGTCTGGATGCTCGCGTACTGCCGGTCGCGCTCGACCGAGTTGATGGTGGCCAGACGCATGCCCGGGTCGAGCCGCGCCGCTGTGTTGCGTACGTACTCGGCGGCGTCCGGGACGTCTTCGTCGATGCGGATCTGCGAGACGGTCGAGGCTCCCGGCAGGGTCCGTGCGTCGACCGCCCCGGGAGTGACCAGGATGCCCGAGTGTTCCTCGCCCATCGGGTCGGTCCGGGCCGCGACGGTCCGGGAGCCGGCCGGCAGCGTCCAGCGCAGCTTCTTGCTACTGCTGTAGGAGTCGAACTCGATCACCTTGCCCTTGCGGGCGGTCTTGTCGACCCAGCCCGCCTGTCCCTTGTCCTTGGGGTGGGAGACGAAGGTGTCGCCGTCCCGGCAGGACGTGATCCGGGCGAGCTCGCGGAGAGTCGCGCAGTCCCCGACGGTGAACGAGGTGGTGGGCTGGATGTCGTCGGGCTTGTACTTCCCCGGCTTGGTCGCGTACGCCTCGACCGTGCCGATGACCTGGACGACACCCTTGGTGGCGCGGAACTCCTTGATGCTGCGCAGGGCGGCGTCGCCCCTGACGATCTGGGACTGGCTGTAGAACTGGGCGCGGGACGGGTCCTGTCCGGTGATCCTGTTGAAGTCGTCGTTCATCGCGGCGAACAGCATCTGCAGGGCCACCGCACCGGCCACGGCGACGGTGACGCCGCTGACCGCGCGGGAGGCCGCCCCGCTGCTCAGCTGGAGCCGCCGGGTGGCCAGCTGCCAGGGAATCGGGCCGCCGCGCAGCCGCCTGACGCAGGCCTCGACCAGCCAGGGCAGCAGCAGGGCAAGGCCGACCAGGACCAGCACCGCGCCTCCGGCGACCGGATACGGGTTGACGGGGCTGTACTCGTCGATCTTGCCGCCGAATCCGAAGACCGCGAGTCCGGCGACCGGCAGGAGCAGCCGCCACCAGAGGCGGCGCTTGCCGCCTCGGCTGTTGCGTACGACGCCGAGCGGCTCGATGACCACGGAGCGCATGGCTCCCAGGGTGACGAGCACCGCGGTGAGCGGCACCGCGAGGGCGATCACCACACACAGCCGGGCGTCGGGGGCCAGGTCGGAGGGGAAGGCGCTGGCGTCCCAGACCTCGATGTGGCCGACGAACCGGCGCCCCACCAGGAACACGGCCAGCCCGATGAGAAGGCCGAGTACCGAGCCGAACAGCGCCTCACCGGCCGCGATCCGGCGGGTCATCCGGATGTCCGTACCGACCAGGCGCAGGGCGGCGAGGCGGCGGTCGCGGCGGTCGCCGCCGAAGCGCACGGCGGTGGCGATGAAGATGGCCACGGGAGCCAGCAGCACCACGCAGATCATGATGACCAGCACGATGAGCATCGGGGGCAGCGGATCGGACGGTCCCGGGTCGCCGTATCCGGCGACCCGGTGGCCGCCCGACGCCCTGGTCAGGGTGTCACTGCCGGCGTAGAACCACAGTTCGTTGGGCGAGCGCAGCCCCGCCTCCGCGATCGTGCCGGTCACCTTGTACGGCAGCCGTTCCCTGAGCAGCGCGCTGCCCGGGGAGCCGAGGAGCTCTTCGAGGGCGGGGGAGACCACCATCTCGCCGGGGGCGGGGAGGGCGGCGATGCCCGGCGGGACGACCGGGTGGTCGCCGTCGGGGCGCATCAGGAAGCCCGTGATGGAGCGGTCGCGGAACTCGGTGCTCGCCTCGATCCGCAGGACGGTGCTGTCCGACTTCTTCGCCGAGGCGTCGGGGGACTCGGAGATCTTGGTCTCCGAGCGGGCCTGGTCCCGGGCGGACCGTTCGTCGAGCATGTGCGGCACGGAGGACGCGGTGAGCAGCAGGGCCACGCCGATTCCCACGCCGACGGCGGTGAGCAGGGTGCGGACCCAGCCCTCGCGGCCGCCGGCGGCGGCGAACCTGATGCCGAGCGCGAGATCGCGCAGCCAGGGAGCGGTACGGGAGGGGGGTTCGGGAGGGGGCACCGGACCGGCCGGGGTCCTCTTCTCGTCGAGCAGCGTCATACGGCGTGCTCCATGTCGCGGGCCCGGCCGTCGCGCACGGTGACGTCGCGGTCGGAGTAGGCGGCGACGCGGGCCTCGTGGGTCACCAGGACCACGGCGACACCGGCGGACCTGGCGGCCTCGGTGAGCAGCTGCATGACGCGTTCACCGTTGAGGGAGTCCAGGGCGCCGGTCGGCTCGTCCGCGAAGATCACCTTCGGGGAGGCGGCCAGCGCGCGGGCCACGGCGACGCGTTGGCCCTGGCCGCCGGACACCTCGCCGGGGCGCTTGGCGCCGAGGTCGTCGACCTCCAGGCGCTCCATCCACTCCAGGGCGGTGCGCTCCGCGGTCCTGCGCCGGGTGCCGTTCAGCCGGAGGGGGAGGGCGACGTTCTCCACGCAGGTCAGCTCGGGGACGAGCTGGCCGAACTGGAACACGAAGCCGAAGTCGCTGCGGCGCAGGGCGCTGCGTTGTGCGTCGGACATCGCGGACAGCTCGCGGCCGGCGTAGGTGATGGTGCCGGAGTCGGGGGTGATGATTCCGGCGAGGCAGTGCAGCAGGGTGGACTTGCCGGAGCCGGAGGGGCCCATCACGGCGACGACCTCGCCGGGGTGGACGGAGAAGGAGGCGCCGTCGAGCGCCGGGGTCGAGCCGTAGGTCTTGTGCAGGTCGTGCGCGGTGAGCAGGGAGCCGGCGGGGGTCACGGGGCCACCACCTCTGCGAGCTTGTCGAGCCGTGCGGCGGTCAGTTCCAGCCAGCGCAGGTCGGCTTCGAGGTGGAACAGGGCGTGGTCGCAGATCAGCTGGTCGGCGAGGTCGCCGCGGCGCTTGCGGTCGGTGAGGATGCGCATCAGGCGCAGGTGCTCGGAGCGCTGGGCGTCCAGCACGTCGGCGGCGCTGCGGCCGGTGAGCATGGCCAGCACGACCTTGGTGTACAGGGTCGACTGGAGGTAGGGCTCAGGCTTCTCCGGCTGCGCCAGCCAGGCGGCGACATCGGTGATGCCGGCGTCGGTGATGGCGTAGCGCTTGCGCTCGGGGCCGCCGCCTGCCTCCATGCCGTCGACCTCCACGAGGCCGTTCTTGAGGAGGCGGGACATGGTCGAGTAGACCTGTCCGTAGTGCAGCGGGCGGTCGTGTCCGAACTTCTCGTCGAACGTCCGCTTGAGGTCGTAACCGTGGCGGGGGCCGGACTCGAGGAGCCCGAGCAGGGTGTGGCCGATAGACATGCAGAGCACTGTACACGGTGTGTATACCTGGCGTGTATACCGGCTGTTCCGCTGCCCTCTGGACCGTGCCACGCCATGGAGCCGTCGCGGCGCGGGGCCGTGCCGCGACAGCGAACCGGGGGCCCGGACGTCCGGGCCCCCGGGGGTCACTGCGGGCCGGGAGCCTTCGGCGGCCGCCCCCGGCGCGGGATCGGCGCCGCCCCGCCCGGTAGCCGCCCCGCCTCCGCCAGGGCCCGCCGCAGCAGGAACTCGATCTGCGCGTTCGCGCTGCGCAGTTCGTCCGACGCCCAGCGCGCCAGCGCGTCGTGTACCGCTGGGTCCAGCCGCAGCAGCATCTGCTTGCGCTGCTGCGGCTGTTGCGGCCTGCGCCGCGGTGGTTGCTCGGTCACTGGTAGAGCGTGCCCGTATTGAGGACCGGCTGCACCGCCCGGTCACCGCACAGCACCACCATCAGGTTGCTCACCATGGCCGCCTTCCGTTCCGGGTCGAGCTCGACGATGTCCTGCTCCGCGATCCGGGTGAGCGCCATCTCGACCATGCCGACGGCGCCCTCCACGATCTGCTGCCGGGCCGCGACGACCGCGCCGGCCTGCTGGCGCTGGAGCATCGCGGAGGCGATCTCGGGGGCGTACGCGAGGTGGCTGAAGCGGGACTCGATGATCCGGACGCCCGCCGCCTGCACCCGCGCCGTCAACTCGACGGCCAGCTTCTCGGTGATCTCCTCCGCGTTGCCCCGCAGCGAGAGGCCGCCCTCGTCGTGGGCGTCGTACGGGTACTCGATCGCGATGTGCCGGACCGCCGACTCGGTCTGGGTGGCGACGAACTCCAGGAAGTCGTCGACCTCGAAGAGCGCCTGCGCGGTGTCCTCGACCTTCCAGACGACGATCGCGGCGAGCTCGATCGGGTTGCCGTAGGCGTCGTTGACCTTGAGGACCGCGGTCTCGTGGTTGCGGACCCGGGTGGAGATCTTGCGGCTGGAGGTCAGCGGGTTGATCCAGCGCAGACCGTCGGAGCGGATCGTGCCCACGTACCGGCCGAAGAGCTGGATGACCCGTGCCTCGCCCGGTGCGACCATCTTCACACCGCCCATGCAGAAGAACGAGACGATCGCGAGCAGCACCCCGAGGATGCAGACCGGGATGCCGACGCCGTTGTTCCCGTTCGACCCGACGACGCCGCCGACGATGGCGAGACCGACGCCGACGATCACTCCGATCACCGTCAGCAGCAGGCCGATGCCACCCGCGATGCTGTGCGCCGTCGTCTCCCGGACCTGCGGTTCCGGCATCTGCGGCGCGTCCGGCGTGAGGTCGGCCGACGGCGTGGTGGGTGTGGCCGGGACGTGTGGATCAGTCATGGAATCCCCCGTTTGCGTGGGCTAGCGAAGCGCTAGCAATGTGATTCCACATTAACCCA includes these proteins:
- a CDS encoding hydrogen peroxide-inducible genes activator; protein product: MAQVNQGNRPKQPSLSQLRAFTAVAEQLHFRDAAAAIGMSQPALSGAVSALEEALGVQLIERTTRKVLLSPAGERLAVRARAVLEAVGELMEEAEAVRAPFTGVLRLGVIPTVAPYLLPTVLRLVHDHYPDLDLQVHEEQTSSLLEGLAAGRLDLLLLAVPLGVPGVSELPLFEEDFVLVMERSHWLGGRADIPREALRELPLLLLDEGHCLRDQALDICREAGRTEGAPVTTTAAGLSTLVQLVAGGLGVTLLPRTAVTVETARNEALTTGYFADPAPARRVALGMRTGAARHEEFEEFAAALRGAMAALPVRVATAGRT
- a CDS encoding ABC transporter permease; the encoded protein is MTLLDEKRTPAGPVPPPEPPSRTAPWLRDLALGIRFAAAGGREGWVRTLLTAVGVGIGVALLLTASSVPHMLDERSARDQARSETKISESPDASAKKSDSTVLRIEASTEFRDRSITGFLMRPDGDHPVVPPGIAALPAPGEMVVSPALEELLGSPGSALLRERLPYKVTGTIAEAGLRSPNELWFYAGSDTLTRASGGHRVAGYGDPGPSDPLPPMLIVLVIMICVVLLAPVAIFIATAVRFGGDRRDRRLAALRLVGTDIRMTRRIAAGEALFGSVLGLLIGLAVFLVGRRFVGHIEVWDASAFPSDLAPDARLCVVIALAVPLTAVLVTLGAMRSVVIEPLGVVRNSRGGKRRLWWRLLLPVAGLAVFGFGGKIDEYSPVNPYPVAGGAVLVLVGLALLLPWLVEACVRRLRGGPIPWQLATRRLQLSSGAASRAVSGVTVAVAGAVALQMLFAAMNDDFNRITGQDPSRAQFYSQSQIVRGDAALRSIKEFRATKGVVQVIGTVEAYATKPGKYKPDDIQPTTSFTVGDCATLRELARITSCRDGDTFVSHPKDKGQAGWVDKTARKGKVIEFDSYSSSKKLRWTLPAGSRTVAARTDPMGEEHSGILVTPGAVDARTLPGASTVSQIRIDEDVPDAAEYVRNTAARLDPGMRLATINSVERDRQYASIQTGLQVGATATLLLIAASMLVSQLEQLRERKRLLSVLVAFGTRRTTLGWSVLWQTAIPVVIGLAVAVAGGLALGATLCWMVGKEVTDWVLFLPLAGAGAALILLVTLLSLPALWRMMRPEGLRSE
- a CDS encoding ABC transporter ATP-binding protein; translation: MTPAGSLLTAHDLHKTYGSTPALDGASFSVHPGEVVAVMGPSGSGKSTLLHCLAGIITPDSGTITYAGRELSAMSDAQRSALRRSDFGFVFQFGQLVPELTCVENVALPLRLNGTRRRTAERTALEWMERLEVDDLGAKRPGEVSGGQGQRVAVARALAASPKVIFADEPTGALDSLNGERVMQLLTEAARSAGVAVVLVTHEARVAAYSDRDVTVRDGRARDMEHAV
- a CDS encoding PadR family transcriptional regulator; translation: MSIGHTLLGLLESGPRHGYDLKRTFDEKFGHDRPLHYGQVYSTMSRLLKNGLVEVDGMEAGGGPERKRYAITDAGITDVAAWLAQPEKPEPYLQSTLYTKVVLAMLTGRSAADVLDAQRSEHLRLMRILTDRKRRGDLADQLICDHALFHLEADLRWLELTAARLDKLAEVVAP
- a CDS encoding SPFH domain-containing protein; amino-acid sequence: MTDPHVPATPTTPSADLTPDAPQMPEPQVRETTAHSIAGGIGLLLTVIGVIVGVGLAIVGGVVGSNGNNGVGIPVCILGVLLAIVSFFCMGGVKMVAPGEARVIQLFGRYVGTIRSDGLRWINPLTSSRKISTRVRNHETAVLKVNDAYGNPIELAAIVVWKVEDTAQALFEVDDFLEFVATQTESAVRHIAIEYPYDAHDEGGLSLRGNAEEITEKLAVELTARVQAAGVRIIESRFSHLAYAPEIASAMLQRQQAGAVVAARQQIVEGAVGMVEMALTRIAEQDIVELDPERKAAMVSNLMVVLCGDRAVQPVLNTGTLYQ